From the Salinimicrobium tongyeongense genome, one window contains:
- a CDS encoding fumarate reductase/succinate dehydrogenase flavoprotein subunit, producing the protein MSKTLKAPIPEGPLAEKWNNYKAKARLVSPNNRKKLDVIVVGTGLAGASAAASLAEMGYNVKSFCFQDSPRRAHSVAAQGGVNAAKNYKNDGDSVYRMFYDTLKGGDFRSREANTYRLAECSANLIDQAVAQGVPFGREYGGYLRNRSFGGVQVSRTFYARGQTGQQLLLGSYQALLRQQHAGKVKLYARHEMLDVVIIEGRARGIIARNLDTGEIERHGAHTVVLATGGFGKIYYLSTLAMGCNASAIWRAHKKGAYMANPSWTQIHPTSLPQSGEHQSKLTLMSESLRNDGRIWVPKDKNETRAPGDIPEEERDYYLERKYPSFGNLAPRDISSRAAKEQIDLGKGVGPLKNAVYLDFSRAIKEYGKDVIAERYGNLFTMYKKITGIDAYKEPMKISPAAHFSMGGLWVDYELMTSVPGLFAIGEANFSDHGANRLGANSLLQACVDGYFILPYTLQNYLADQIKIPKIEVNHSAFEQSEKLVKEQMQAFLNCKGKKTAEEFHKELGKELYDKCGLLRTKEGLEKAIENIRKLREEYKTNLLVPGSAEEVNSELEKAGRVSDYMELAELMCIDALHREESCGAHFRAEFQTEDGEARRDDENFCYSAAWEWTGNASQPILNPEPLVFDTVKPTVRSYK; encoded by the coding sequence ATGAGCAAGACCTTAAAAGCCCCAATTCCTGAAGGCCCTTTAGCCGAAAAATGGAACAACTATAAAGCAAAAGCCCGTCTTGTAAGCCCTAACAATCGTAAAAAACTGGACGTAATTGTAGTAGGCACCGGGCTGGCAGGTGCTTCTGCGGCCGCATCTCTGGCCGAAATGGGATACAATGTAAAAAGCTTCTGCTTCCAGGATTCCCCAAGAAGGGCACACTCTGTTGCCGCACAGGGCGGGGTGAATGCCGCAAAAAATTATAAGAATGACGGAGACAGCGTTTACCGTATGTTTTATGATACCTTAAAAGGAGGCGACTTCCGCTCACGTGAGGCCAACACCTACCGCCTGGCCGAATGTTCTGCGAATCTCATAGACCAGGCTGTGGCCCAGGGAGTACCTTTTGGCCGGGAATACGGCGGCTATCTTAGAAACCGCTCTTTTGGTGGCGTGCAGGTATCCCGAACCTTTTATGCCCGTGGACAAACGGGACAACAGCTCCTCCTGGGATCTTATCAGGCCCTCTTGAGACAGCAACATGCCGGGAAGGTAAAGCTTTATGCCCGCCACGAAATGCTCGATGTGGTGATCATTGAAGGCAGGGCCCGCGGAATTATCGCACGAAACCTGGACACCGGCGAGATTGAACGCCATGGCGCACATACTGTGGTGCTGGCAACGGGCGGCTTTGGCAAGATCTACTACCTCTCTACCTTGGCCATGGGCTGTAATGCTTCGGCTATTTGGCGCGCGCACAAAAAAGGTGCCTACATGGCCAATCCCAGCTGGACCCAGATTCACCCCACCAGCCTTCCCCAAAGTGGCGAGCATCAGTCTAAATTAACGCTGATGAGCGAATCCCTTCGGAATGACGGCCGCATCTGGGTTCCAAAAGATAAAAATGAAACCCGCGCCCCCGGAGATATTCCCGAAGAAGAACGCGATTACTATCTTGAAAGAAAATATCCTTCCTTTGGAAACCTGGCGCCAAGAGACATATCTTCGAGAGCTGCCAAAGAACAAATAGACCTGGGCAAAGGCGTTGGACCTCTCAAAAATGCCGTTTACCTCGACTTTTCCAGAGCTATTAAAGAATACGGAAAAGACGTGATCGCCGAACGCTATGGCAACCTGTTCACCATGTATAAAAAGATCACGGGAATTGATGCTTATAAGGAACCTATGAAGATCTCCCCTGCTGCCCATTTTTCAATGGGTGGGTTGTGGGTAGATTATGAACTCATGACCTCGGTACCCGGACTTTTTGCCATTGGAGAAGCTAATTTTTCAGATCATGGTGCCAACAGGCTGGGAGCAAACTCCCTGTTACAGGCCTGTGTAGACGGCTATTTCATTCTGCCCTATACCCTTCAGAATTATTTAGCCGATCAAATAAAAATTCCGAAGATAGAGGTGAACCACTCTGCTTTTGAGCAAAGTGAAAAGCTGGTTAAAGAGCAAATGCAGGCTTTCTTGAACTGCAAGGGCAAAAAAACTGCGGAAGAATTCCATAAAGAGCTCGGAAAAGAACTCTATGACAAATGCGGCCTTCTTCGCACCAAAGAAGGTTTGGAAAAGGCCATAGAGAACATCAGGAAATTAAGGGAGGAATACAAGACCAACCTCCTGGTGCCCGGAAGTGCCGAAGAAGTGAACAGCGAGCTTGAAAAAGCAGGCCGGGTTTCAGATTATATGGAGCTGGCAGAGCTTATGTGTATTGATGCCCTGCACCGGGAAGAATCTTGCGGTGCCCATTTTAGGGCCGAATTTCAGACTGAAGACGGCGAAGCCAGAAGAGATGATGAGAATTTCTGCTATTCGGCAGCCTGGGAATGGACCGGCAACGCATCTCAACCCATTTTAAACCCTGAACCCCTGGTCTTTGATACCGTAAAACCAACGGTGAGAAGTTATAAATAG
- a CDS encoding alpha/beta hydrolase: protein MLHQKDFKYNGTPLKDAKKALIMVHGRGGFAEDILAVADHLKIEDFALVAPQAYNNSWYPLSFMAPVQQNQPWLDSAIEMLQLLERELNEEGIASEDIYFFGFSQGACLTLEYVTRNAKRYGGVIGIIGGLIGKDINTGNYLTNFEGTPVYLGTSDPDAHVPAERVQQTADILRNKNAQVELQIFPDAGHVILPEELGRANNFIFGYSGMKNEKP from the coding sequence ATGTTACATCAAAAAGATTTTAAGTATAACGGAACTCCTCTAAAAGATGCAAAAAAGGCACTCATCATGGTTCATGGCCGGGGCGGGTTTGCCGAAGACATCCTGGCGGTGGCCGATCATCTTAAAATAGAAGACTTTGCGCTGGTGGCCCCGCAAGCTTATAACAACAGCTGGTATCCGCTTTCTTTTATGGCCCCGGTACAACAAAATCAGCCCTGGCTCGATTCGGCCATAGAGATGCTGCAGCTCTTGGAACGGGAGCTAAACGAGGAAGGAATAGCTTCAGAAGATATTTATTTCTTCGGATTTTCACAGGGCGCCTGCCTCACCCTTGAGTATGTAACACGAAATGCCAAAAGGTATGGCGGCGTCATTGGGATAATTGGCGGACTTATAGGCAAAGACATCAACACCGGGAATTACCTTACCAATTTTGAAGGCACGCCGGTCTACCTGGGCACCAGTGACCCCGATGCGCATGTACCTGCCGAAAGGGTGCAGCAAACCGCAGATATTCTAAGAAATAAAAACGCACAGGTAGAGCTGCAAATTTTCCCCGATGCCGGCCATGTGATCTTACCAGAAGAACTGGGGCGGGCCAATAATTTTATCTTCGGATATTCGGGGATGAAAAACGAAAAGCCCTAA
- a CDS encoding acetyl-CoA hydrolase/transferase family protein translates to MRNSLNIVSPQEAVSHVKSGDRVFLHGAAMTPNKLIETLTERYSELKDVEFIHIHTEGPAPYTQPPYNESFRTNSCFVAGNVRQAVNSSIGAYIPIFLSEIHLLFRRNILPLDVAFVQVSPPDEHGYCSLGVSVDIALPAVQTAKKVIAQVNPRVPRTHGDGIIHVSQIHAAIEVDQPIHIHDITAPSAIEQKVGEYVAGLVDDGATLQMGIGGIPNVVLSKLMNHKRLGIHTELFSDGVLPLIEKGIITGEEKKIKTGKIVTCFSAGSQNLYDFIDDNPVVHFKEAAYTNDSAIIRQNPKVTAINSAIEIDLTGQICADTIGKYHFSGVGGQMDFIRGASLSEGGKAIFAMPSVTNKGISKIVPSLKVGAGVTTTRAHVHYVATEYGVVNLFGKNLKERAKALISIAHPDHREELEKAFFEMAY, encoded by the coding sequence ATGAGAAATTCTCTTAACATAGTTTCGCCGCAGGAAGCAGTATCTCACGTAAAATCGGGAGACAGGGTCTTTTTGCACGGTGCCGCAATGACCCCAAATAAACTCATAGAGACCCTTACTGAACGCTACAGTGAATTAAAGGATGTGGAGTTTATTCACATCCATACCGAAGGGCCTGCACCTTACACGCAGCCTCCTTACAACGAATCTTTCAGGACCAACAGCTGCTTTGTGGCGGGAAATGTAAGACAGGCAGTGAATTCAAGTATAGGTGCTTACATCCCTATCTTCCTGAGTGAGATCCACCTGCTCTTCCGAAGAAATATTCTTCCGCTTGATGTTGCTTTTGTACAGGTCTCCCCGCCAGATGAGCATGGCTATTGCTCCCTGGGGGTGTCTGTAGACATCGCTTTACCTGCAGTACAGACTGCAAAGAAGGTGATCGCGCAGGTGAATCCGCGGGTGCCGCGCACTCATGGAGATGGTATCATTCACGTAAGCCAGATACATGCGGCCATTGAAGTAGACCAGCCTATACATATTCACGATATCACCGCTCCTTCGGCTATTGAGCAAAAAGTTGGTGAATACGTGGCCGGGCTTGTAGATGATGGTGCTACGCTGCAAATGGGCATAGGCGGAATTCCGAACGTGGTGCTTTCGAAACTGATGAACCACAAACGCCTCGGAATTCATACCGAATTATTTTCAGACGGGGTTTTACCGCTCATTGAAAAAGGAATCATTACCGGTGAAGAAAAAAAGATCAAGACCGGAAAGATCGTGACCTGTTTTTCAGCCGGAAGTCAGAATTTGTACGACTTTATTGACGACAACCCGGTAGTGCATTTTAAGGAAGCTGCTTATACCAACGATTCAGCAATTATTCGCCAGAATCCTAAAGTAACCGCCATCAACTCGGCCATAGAGATTGACCTTACCGGGCAGATTTGTGCAGACACCATTGGAAAATACCATTTTTCGGGGGTAGGCGGCCAGATGGATTTTATCCGCGGTGCTTCTTTGTCGGAAGGCGGAAAAGCCATTTTTGCAATGCCTTCTGTGACCAACAAAGGGATTTCCAAGATAGTTCCATCCCTAAAGGTAGGTGCCGGGGTGACCACCACCAGGGCGCACGTACATTATGTGGCTACCGAATATGGCGTGGTTAACCTCTTCGGAAAAAACCTTAAAGAACGCGCCAAAGCACTTATTTCTATAGCCCATCCCGACCACAGAGAGGAGCTTGAAAAAGCCTTTTTTGAGATGGCATATTGA
- a CDS encoding succinate dehydrogenase cytochrome b subunit, producing the protein MIFIKNSITRKNLMAITGLFLSFFLIIHLLGNLQLLLPAEEAQLQYNSYSHLLGGNIVIKLVSYVLYLCILLHSIDAIYLSFKRKKANGSSYSYDRRGRGSTWYSRNMMALGVIIFVFLVIHFKDFWYQYKFGELPVDMNGNKDLYTIVVVAFEQLWYVVLYILAILALGYHLLHGVFSAHRTMGIYHPVYNRIIKVVGKSFAIIITIGYIIIPLFLYFNLQS; encoded by the coding sequence ATGATATTCATAAAAAACTCCATTACCCGGAAAAACCTGATGGCAATAACAGGATTGTTCCTGTCATTCTTTTTGATCATTCATCTCCTGGGTAATCTACAGTTACTGTTGCCCGCCGAAGAAGCACAGCTTCAGTACAACTCCTACAGCCATTTACTGGGCGGCAACATAGTTATAAAACTTGTGTCTTACGTTTTGTACCTGTGTATCCTGCTGCACAGCATAGATGCCATCTACCTTTCCTTTAAAAGAAAAAAAGCCAATGGCAGCTCCTATTCGTATGACCGCCGGGGCAGGGGAAGCACCTGGTATTCCCGAAATATGATGGCCCTTGGCGTCATCATATTTGTGTTCCTGGTGATTCACTTTAAAGATTTCTGGTACCAGTATAAATTTGGGGAACTTCCGGTAGACATGAACGGGAACAAAGACCTCTACACCATTGTGGTGGTTGCTTTTGAGCAACTCTGGTATGTTGTGCTGTACATTTTGGCCATACTGGCTTTGGGTTACCACCTTTTACACGGGGTCTTTAGTGCACACAGAACAATGGGAATTTACCACCCCGTTTATAACCGAATCATAAAAGTAGTGGGAAAATCCTTTGCCATTATTATTACCATAGGATACATCATTATACCACTATTCCTCTATTTTAATTTACAATCATGA
- a CDS encoding UDP-2,3-diacylglucosamine diphosphatase: MQIPEGKKIYFASDNHLGAPTAEESRPREERFVAWLEHVSKDAAAIFLLGDLFDFWFEYKHVVPKGFVRTLGKLAQLRDRGIPVYFLVGNHDLWMDDYFEKELDIPVYRKPKEFVFNDRKFLIGHGDGLGPGDKGYKRMKKVFTNPLSKWLYRWLHPDLGVPLAQYFSVKNKAISGEEDVKFLGEEKEWLIQYCRRKLETQHYDYFIFGHRHLPLDIKLQEHSTYMNLGDWINFYTYGVFDGQELQLKEW; this comes from the coding sequence ATGCAGATACCCGAGGGGAAGAAGATCTATTTTGCCAGTGACAACCACCTGGGAGCACCAACGGCCGAAGAAAGCCGCCCGCGTGAAGAGAGGTTCGTGGCCTGGCTGGAGCACGTAAGCAAAGATGCTGCGGCAATATTTCTCCTGGGAGATTTGTTCGATTTCTGGTTTGAGTACAAACACGTGGTTCCAAAAGGTTTTGTTCGAACTTTGGGAAAACTCGCCCAGTTGAGGGACAGGGGTATTCCCGTTTACTTTCTTGTAGGCAACCACGATTTGTGGATGGATGATTATTTTGAAAAAGAACTCGATATTCCGGTATATAGAAAGCCTAAGGAGTTTGTTTTCAATGACAGGAAGTTCCTTATTGGCCACGGCGACGGGCTGGGGCCGGGAGACAAAGGCTACAAGCGCATGAAAAAGGTGTTTACCAACCCGCTTTCCAAATGGCTGTACAGGTGGCTGCACCCAGATTTGGGCGTGCCTTTGGCCCAGTATTTTTCGGTGAAGAACAAGGCCATCTCGGGAGAAGAGGATGTGAAGTTCCTGGGAGAAGAGAAAGAATGGCTCATCCAGTACTGCCGCCGAAAGCTGGAAACACAACATTACGATTACTTTATTTTTGGACACCGCCATTTGCCGCTAGACATAAAGCTTCAGGAGCACTCAACCTACATGAACCTGGGTGACTGGATCAATTTCTACACTTACGGCGTCTTTGACGGCCAAGAACTTCAGCTTAAAGAGTGGTAA
- the queD gene encoding 6-carboxytetrahydropterin synthase QueD — MATIRITKQFSFETGHALFGYDGKCKNVHGHSYKLGVTVQGEPIEDEDNVKLGMVIDFGDLKKIVKQEIVDKFDHATVFNKNTPHIELAEELQKRGHNIILVEYQPTSENMIQDFAERIKRRLPGHIKLFSLKLQETETSYAEWFASDNP, encoded by the coding sequence ATGGCAACAATTCGCATCACCAAGCAATTTTCTTTTGAGACAGGCCACGCGCTTTTTGGCTATGACGGCAAGTGCAAAAATGTGCACGGGCATAGCTATAAACTGGGGGTAACGGTTCAGGGAGAGCCCATAGAAGATGAAGATAATGTGAAGCTGGGAATGGTCATTGATTTTGGTGACCTCAAGAAAATAGTGAAGCAGGAGATTGTTGATAAGTTTGACCACGCCACTGTTTTTAACAAGAACACGCCCCACATTGAGCTGGCTGAAGAGCTGCAAAAGAGAGGCCACAACATTATTCTTGTGGAATACCAGCCCACCAGCGAGAATATGATCCAGGATTTTGCTGAAAGAATAAAGCGCCGCCTGCCAGGGCATATCAAACTTTTCTCCCTGAAGTTACAGGAGACCGAGACTTCTTATGCCGAATGGTTTGCTTCAGATAACCCTTAG
- a CDS encoding universal stress protein, translating into MKNILIPFDFSEVSKNALDYAVKFADKDPLINLFLLNITEEGADVNAVREDFKKVIKKYKKPLSPEIYTLVQTGELVSSIIQLQKELKVDIIMMGTRGANLEEENVATTTSRLVHEADLPVLVIPEKYKKFRLESIILSLGNEKIADRSPLYVLLDVSRKHKAQVHVLTIQQHEMAMGYTEDDESNETTLNYFLEMFYSHHTFHESEDIEQGILNYIKKNDMDMLAIMPKTHLPGEEASPGRLTRLLTLHSNVPLLVLD; encoded by the coding sequence ATGAAAAATATCCTAATCCCCTTCGATTTTTCTGAAGTATCTAAAAATGCTTTAGATTATGCTGTGAAATTTGCAGATAAGGATCCCTTAATTAATTTATTCCTACTGAACATTACTGAAGAAGGCGCTGATGTTAATGCTGTACGTGAAGATTTCAAAAAAGTCATTAAAAAATACAAAAAACCGCTTTCTCCTGAGATCTATACACTGGTACAAACGGGAGAGCTGGTCTCTTCTATAATTCAGCTTCAAAAAGAGCTAAAAGTAGACATCATTATGATGGGAACCAGAGGTGCCAATCTCGAAGAAGAGAATGTGGCCACCACTACATCCCGTCTTGTTCATGAAGCCGACCTTCCGGTACTGGTGATCCCGGAAAAATATAAAAAGTTCAGGCTTGAGAGTATTATCCTTTCTTTAGGCAACGAAAAGATAGCCGACAGGTCCCCTTTATATGTATTGCTCGATGTTTCCCGCAAACACAAGGCGCAGGTGCATGTTTTGACCATTCAGCAACATGAAATGGCCATGGGCTACACCGAAGATGACGAGAGCAACGAAACCACCCTCAATTATTTTCTTGAAATGTTCTATTCTCACCACACCTTCCACGAAAGTGAAGACATTGAGCAGGGAATTTTGAACTATATCAAGAAGAACGACATGGATATGCTTGCCATTATGCCAAAAACCCACTTACCGGGGGAAGAAGCATCTCCGGGCCGTCTCACAAGACTGCTCACTTTACATTCTAATGTTCCTTTACTGGTGCTCGATTAG
- a CDS encoding ring-cleaving dioxygenase, whose amino-acid sequence MDQLITGIHHVTALAGEPQKNLDFYTGILGLRMVKKTVNFDAPDVYHFYYGDEQGKPGSIMTFFPYEGIQRGRHGKGMLNVTTFSVPANSLLFWEERLKKFNINFKPAQDRFDGEAVIYFEDPDGLGLELVFNERDQRPGFTYGQIPLEHSIRGFYSVEIWQEGYERTAGLLQEGLDHKLIAEKGNRFRFAATNAPGNYVDILCRPDALRGLGGGGTVHHLAFSTANKESQLKVREKLASSGYNPTPVLDRQYFESIYFREPGGVLFEVATAEPGFAIDEAHDKLGQELKLPPQYESRRELIEKAVKPVNLNPSKF is encoded by the coding sequence ATGGACCAGTTGATTACCGGAATACATCATGTCACTGCACTTGCGGGCGAACCCCAAAAGAACCTCGATTTTTACACAGGAATCTTGGGCCTGCGCATGGTCAAGAAAACAGTAAATTTTGACGCGCCCGATGTTTACCACTTTTATTACGGCGATGAGCAGGGCAAACCGGGATCTATTATGACCTTCTTTCCTTATGAAGGAATCCAGAGAGGCCGCCATGGAAAAGGCATGCTCAACGTCACCACCTTTTCGGTGCCTGCAAATTCCCTTCTTTTTTGGGAAGAGCGCCTGAAGAAATTCAATATTAATTTTAAACCTGCACAAGACAGGTTTGACGGCGAAGCGGTGATTTATTTTGAAGATCCCGACGGCCTGGGGCTCGAACTGGTCTTTAATGAACGCGACCAGCGGCCGGGGTTTACTTACGGGCAAATTCCGCTGGAGCATTCCATCCGCGGATTTTACAGTGTAGAAATATGGCAGGAAGGCTACGAACGCACGGCAGGTTTGCTGCAGGAAGGCCTTGACCACAAATTAATTGCCGAAAAAGGCAACCGCTTTCGCTTTGCGGCTACAAACGCACCGGGAAATTACGTAGACATTCTGTGCCGGCCCGATGCGCTGAGGGGTCTTGGCGGCGGCGGCACGGTACACCACCTGGCCTTTTCAACGGCAAATAAAGAAAGTCAGTTAAAAGTTAGGGAGAAGCTGGCCAGTTCGGGTTATAATCCCACGCCGGTGTTAGATCGACAATATTTTGAATCCATTTATTTCAGGGAGCCCGGCGGCGTACTATTTGAAGTGGCTACAGCCGAACCCGGTTTTGCCATAGATGAAGCACATGACAAGCTGGGGCAGGAGCTTAAACTTCCGCCGCAATATGAATCGCGCCGGGAACTCATAGAAAAAGCCGTAAAACCGGTAAACCTAAACCCTTCAAAATTTTAA
- a CDS encoding succinate dehydrogenase/fumarate reductase iron-sulfur subunit, with the protein MKIKLNIWRQRDCQSKGEFKEYHLDDVSRDMSFLEMLDTLNIKLIKQGELPVEFDHDCREGICGQCGVMINGIAHGPLKNTTTCQLHMRSFNDGDTIYVEPFKASAFPVVRDLKVNRSALDHIIAAGGYVSVDTGQAPEANSIPVTFEEAESAFDAAACIGCGACVASCKNSSAALFTSAKISHLAQLPQGDKETSTRVVSMVNQMEEEGFGHCTNTEACEVECPEGISVLNIARMNYEYNRSRLAKK; encoded by the coding sequence ATGAAGATCAAATTAAATATATGGCGTCAACGTGACTGCCAGAGCAAAGGAGAATTTAAAGAATATCACCTGGACGATGTAAGCCGGGATATGTCATTCCTCGAAATGCTGGATACCCTCAATATAAAATTAATAAAACAGGGGGAGTTACCGGTAGAATTTGACCATGATTGCCGCGAGGGCATCTGCGGGCAATGCGGGGTGATGATCAATGGTATTGCCCACGGCCCCTTAAAGAACACCACCACCTGCCAGTTACACATGAGGTCCTTCAATGACGGGGACACTATTTATGTAGAGCCGTTCAAAGCTTCGGCTTTCCCTGTGGTGAGAGACCTTAAAGTGAACAGATCGGCGCTGGACCATATCATTGCTGCCGGCGGATATGTTTCGGTAGATACCGGCCAGGCGCCCGAAGCAAATTCTATCCCCGTAACTTTTGAAGAAGCAGAATCTGCTTTTGATGCCGCTGCCTGTATTGGCTGCGGTGCCTGTGTGGCCAGTTGCAAAAATTCGAGTGCTGCCCTCTTTACCAGTGCCAAGATCTCTCACCTGGCGCAACTGCCGCAGGGAGATAAGGAGACCTCAACCAGGGTGGTGAGCATGGTGAACCAGATGGAAGAAGAAGGTTTTGGCCACTGCACCAATACCGAAGCCTGTGAGGTAGAATGCCCCGAAGGTATTTCTGTTCTCAATATAGCCAGGATGAACTACGAGTACAACAGATCTAGACTGGCAAAAAAGTAG
- the pckA gene encoding phosphoenolpyruvate carboxykinase (ATP) — translation MKNVLERPQATNLDKYGLKNCRVNWNLPGEELQEITVRKGMGTETENGTLSVNTGTFTGRSPQDRFLVKDDYTKDKVWWGNINKPLSSENFGLLYDKVTKYLSGKEVYVHDGYVCSHPDYRMNVRTIAEYPWSAFFVKNMFLRLSEEELQDFTEEWLVVCAPGYVETEPAKYGLRQGNFSILDFTRKIALVGGSAYTGEMKKGIFSALNLILPIEKDVLPMHCSANVGKEGDTSIFFGLSGTGKTTLSADPDRKLIGDDEHGWTSEDVIFNFEGGCYAKVIGLTEESEPDIYRAIKPGALLENVIFKKGTKEVDFFDASITQNTRVSYPIDHIADIQSPSYAKNPKNIFFLTCDAFGVLPPVSKLTPGQAAYHFISGYTAKVAGTEAGITEPVPSFSACFGAPFMPLHPTVYAEMLSTKMKEAGVNVWLVNTGWSGGPFGVGSRIKLKYTRAMITSILKGELENVEFEMHPIFGLYMPKYCPNVPIEMLNPINTWLQKGAYIQKSIQLAHSFHLNFEKFSAEASEQIINGGPLIDEHHHMEAEF, via the coding sequence ATGAAAAATGTTTTAGAAAGACCTCAAGCCACAAACCTCGATAAATACGGGTTGAAAAACTGTAGAGTTAACTGGAACCTTCCCGGCGAAGAACTTCAGGAAATCACAGTACGAAAAGGAATGGGTACTGAGACTGAAAACGGCACCCTTAGTGTCAATACAGGTACTTTTACAGGCAGATCTCCACAAGACCGCTTCCTGGTAAAAGACGATTACACCAAAGACAAAGTGTGGTGGGGAAATATCAATAAGCCTTTATCTTCAGAAAACTTTGGTTTACTCTACGATAAAGTGACCAAATACCTCTCTGGCAAAGAAGTATACGTACATGACGGTTATGTGTGTTCACATCCCGACTACAGAATGAACGTGCGCACCATTGCCGAGTACCCATGGTCTGCCTTTTTTGTAAAAAATATGTTTTTACGCCTTAGCGAAGAAGAACTTCAGGATTTTACTGAAGAATGGCTGGTAGTTTGTGCACCGGGTTATGTTGAAACCGAACCTGCCAAATACGGCCTGCGCCAGGGGAACTTCAGTATTCTTGACTTTACCCGAAAAATTGCACTGGTAGGAGGTTCTGCCTATACAGGGGAAATGAAAAAAGGTATTTTCTCTGCCCTTAACCTCATTCTTCCCATAGAAAAAGATGTATTGCCCATGCACTGTTCTGCCAACGTGGGTAAAGAGGGAGATACTTCCATTTTCTTCGGACTTTCAGGAACAGGAAAAACCACACTTTCTGCCGATCCCGATCGTAAACTCATTGGAGATGATGAGCACGGCTGGACTTCAGAAGATGTGATCTTCAACTTTGAAGGCGGTTGTTACGCCAAAGTAATTGGCCTTACCGAAGAATCTGAACCAGATATCTACCGCGCGATAAAACCGGGAGCTTTACTTGAAAACGTGATCTTCAAAAAAGGCACTAAAGAAGTAGACTTTTTTGATGCCAGCATCACTCAGAATACCAGGGTGAGTTACCCCATAGATCACATTGCCGATATACAGTCACCATCTTACGCCAAAAACCCAAAGAATATTTTCTTCCTTACCTGTGATGCGTTTGGGGTACTGCCTCCGGTTTCAAAATTAACCCCGGGGCAGGCAGCATACCACTTCATTTCGGGGTATACAGCAAAAGTAGCCGGAACAGAAGCCGGAATTACTGAACCTGTACCTTCATTCTCAGCCTGTTTTGGTGCGCCTTTCATGCCGTTGCACCCAACTGTTTATGCTGAAATGTTAAGCACCAAGATGAAAGAAGCCGGGGTGAACGTCTGGCTTGTGAATACAGGATGGAGCGGTGGCCCATTTGGAGTAGGATCAAGGATCAAACTGAAATATACCCGTGCCATGATCACTTCTATCCTTAAAGGTGAACTTGAAAACGTAGAATTTGAAATGCACCCAATATTTGGTCTTTATATGCCGAAATATTGTCCTAATGTGCCTATCGAAATGCTGAACCCAATCAATACCTGGCTGCAAAAAGGAGCCTATATTCAAAAGTCGATCCAGCTGGCACATTCTTTCCACCTCAACTTTGAGAAATTCTCTGCTGAGGCGTCTGAACAGATTATCAATGGAGGTCCGCTAATTGACGAGCACCACCACATGGAAGCAGAATTTTAA